One part of the Saprospiraceae bacterium genome encodes these proteins:
- a CDS encoding UDP-glucose/GDP-mannose dehydrogenase family protein, translating into MKITIVGTGYVGLVTGTCFAETGNHVLCLDINEKKIEALQTGNIPIFEPGLDIIFDRNTKEGRLFFTTDLDEAIQHGEIIFLALPTPPGEDGAADLSYVLNATQQISQRLKKYTILVNKSTVPIGTAEKVAEILSKNLDQSLFDVVSNPEFLREGVAVDDFMKPDRVVIGSNSEKARDKMTELYEPFVRQGNPIYHMDLRSAELTKYAANAYLATRISFMNEIANLCDLTGANVDMVRIGMGSDSRIGKRFLFPGVGYGGSCFPKDVNALFHAAEQNNYNFQILNSVMQVNTSQKKILSQKIKSYFKNVLAGKKIAIWGLAFKPNTDDIREAPALEIIQDLLDAGAVISAYDPEASKHVKQIFGDRIHFAKDMYEAIQDADALALITEWNVFRSPDFNRMKLLMKNKLIFDGRNVFEHHKMKEIGFDYISIGRH; encoded by the coding sequence ATGAAAATCACAATAGTTGGAACGGGTTATGTAGGATTAGTAACAGGCACTTGTTTTGCAGAAACAGGGAATCATGTTTTGTGTTTAGATATAAATGAGAAAAAAATAGAAGCACTTCAGACTGGCAATATTCCAATCTTTGAGCCTGGATTAGATATTATTTTTGATCGGAACACAAAGGAGGGACGATTGTTTTTTACTACTGATTTAGATGAAGCTATTCAACATGGTGAAATTATTTTTCTTGCATTGCCTACCCCACCAGGTGAAGATGGCGCTGCTGATTTAAGTTACGTACTGAATGCGACTCAACAGATTAGTCAACGTTTGAAAAAATATACGATCCTGGTTAATAAAAGTACGGTACCCATAGGAACTGCAGAAAAAGTTGCAGAGATCTTGAGTAAAAATTTAGACCAATCGCTATTTGATGTTGTATCCAATCCTGAGTTTTTAAGAGAAGGTGTTGCAGTAGATGATTTTATGAAGCCAGATCGGGTTGTAATAGGTAGCAACTCTGAAAAAGCAAGAGACAAAATGACAGAATTGTATGAGCCTTTTGTAAGACAAGGCAATCCAATTTATCATATGGACTTGCGAAGTGCAGAATTAACAAAGTATGCAGCAAATGCATATTTAGCAACACGTATTAGTTTTATGAATGAAATTGCCAATTTATGCGATCTTACAGGTGCAAATGTTGATATGGTCCGAATTGGAATGGGAAGCGATAGCAGAATTGGAAAACGATTTTTATTTCCTGGGGTTGGATATGGAGGATCCTGCTTTCCTAAAGATGTGAATGCATTATTTCATGCTGCAGAACAAAATAATTATAATTTTCAAATTCTGAATTCAGTAATGCAGGTTAATACTTCACAAAAAAAGATTTTAAGCCAAAAAATCAAGTCGTATTTTAAGAATGTATTAGCTGGTAAAAAAATAGCAATCTGGGGCTTGGCTTTTAAACCGAATACCGATGATATCCGGGAAGCACCAGCATTAGAAATTATTCAGGATTTATTGGATGCCGGTGCTGTCATTAGTGCATATGATCCGGAAGCTTCAAAACATGTGAAACAAATCTTCGGTGATCGGATTCATTTTGCAAAAGATATGTATGAAGCAATTCAAGATGCAGATGCTCTTGCATTAATTACAGAATGGAATGTATTTCGTTCACCAGATTTTAATAGAATGAAATTGTTGATGAAGAATAAATTGATCTTTGATGGACGCAATGTATTTGAACATCATAAAATGAAGGAGATAGGATTTGATTATATAAGCATTGGAAGACATTAA
- a CDS encoding DegT/DnrJ/EryC1/StrS family aminotransferase translates to MMKLQMVDLAGQYAKIKNEVDQSIQDVLNSTMYIGGSVVKEFKDNLESYLNVKHVIPCANGTDALQIAFMALDLQPGDEVIVPAFTYVATAEVIALLKLKPVMVDVNLDDFNISIEEIKNNITPKTKAIVPVHLFGQCAFMEEIMKIADQHNLYVVEDNAQAIGSDYYFSNGLKTKAGTIGHIGCTSFFPSKNLGCYGDGGAIFTNDDHMANEIRMIANHGQGATRYYHDVVGVNSRLDAIQAAILNVKLKYLDQYATNRRTAADYYDAAFKDMQAVITPFRNTHSSHVFHQYTLRITNGKRDALKDYLDIKGIPSAIYYPVPLYEQKAYIAYRGAVRFLPVTELLSKEVISLPMHTELTSEIQDLIINEVKSFLNS, encoded by the coding sequence ATTATGAAATTGCAAATGGTAGATCTGGCAGGACAATATGCAAAGATTAAAAATGAAGTGGATCAATCAATCCAGGATGTTTTGAATTCTACTATGTATATCGGTGGTTCCGTTGTGAAAGAATTTAAAGACAATTTGGAATCTTATCTTAATGTCAAACATGTAATCCCATGTGCCAATGGAACAGATGCTTTGCAAATTGCATTCATGGCATTGGATTTACAGCCTGGAGATGAAGTCATTGTTCCTGCTTTTACCTATGTTGCAACTGCAGAAGTCATTGCATTATTAAAACTTAAACCCGTAATGGTGGATGTGAATCTAGATGATTTTAATATTAGTATTGAAGAAATAAAAAATAACATTACGCCTAAAACAAAAGCGATTGTACCGGTTCATTTATTTGGTCAATGTGCCTTCATGGAAGAAATTATGAAGATTGCAGATCAACATAATTTATATGTAGTTGAAGATAATGCCCAGGCAATTGGATCGGATTATTATTTTTCAAATGGTCTAAAAACCAAGGCGGGGACTATCGGCCATATTGGCTGTACTTCCTTTTTCCCTTCAAAAAATCTTGGATGCTATGGAGATGGTGGAGCTATTTTCACAAATGATGATCACATGGCAAATGAAATTCGAATGATCGCTAATCATGGACAAGGTGCTACCAGATATTATCACGATGTTGTGGGTGTGAATTCAAGATTAGATGCGATCCAGGCGGCAATCCTTAATGTTAAATTGAAATATTTAGATCAATATGCAACCAATAGGAGAACTGCAGCTGATTATTACGATGCTGCATTTAAAGATATGCAAGCGGTCATTACACCTTTCCGCAATACACATTCCTCGCATGTTTTTCATCAATACACACTTCGGATAACAAATGGAAAAAGAGATGCACTAAAAGATTATTTGGATATTAAAGGGATTCCATCCGCAATTTATTACCCAGTACCATTATATGAGCAAAAAGCCTATATAGCATATCGGGGTGCAGTGCGTTTTTTACCTGTTACTGAATTATTAAGCAAAGAAGTTATTTCCTTACCCATGCATACGGAGTTAACTTCTGAAATTCAAGATCTTATTATTAATGAAGTGAAATCTTTTTTAAATTCATAA
- a CDS encoding N-acetyltransferase has protein sequence MNSFYAHPTAIIDDGCIIGEGTKIWHFSHIMPKCTIGKNCNIGQNVVISPDVILGNNVKVQNNVSIYTGVICDDDVFLGPSMVFTNVINPRSAVNRKNQYARTTVRKGASIGANATIVCGNDIGEYAFIGAGAVVTKEVPSYALVIGNPARQSGWMSEFGHKLNFNKDGIAICPESNEKYQLLNNRVSKLL, from the coding sequence ATGAATTCATTTTATGCACATCCAACAGCCATAATTGATGATGGATGTATCATTGGTGAAGGAACCAAAATTTGGCACTTCAGTCATATTATGCCGAAATGTACAATTGGAAAAAACTGCAATATTGGTCAAAATGTGGTGATTTCACCAGATGTAATTTTAGGTAATAATGTAAAAGTTCAAAATAATGTTTCCATTTATACCGGTGTTATTTGTGATGATGATGTATTTCTGGGCCCTTCTATGGTTTTTACAAATGTAATAAATCCAAGAAGTGCTGTAAACAGGAAAAATCAATATGCTCGTACAACGGTGCGCAAAGGTGCTTCCATTGGTGCAAATGCTACAATCGTTTGTGGAAATGATATTGGTGAATATGCATTTATTGGAGCTGGTGCGGTGGTTACTAAAGAAGTTCCTTCCTATGCTTTGGTCATTGGAAATCCAGCAAGGCAATCTGGTTGGATGAGTGAATTTGGTCACAAGTTGAATTTTAATAAAGATGGAATCGCAATTTGTCCGGAATCAAATGAGAAATATCAGTTGTTGAATAACAGAGTAAGTAAGTTGTTATGA
- a CDS encoding Gfo/Idh/MocA family oxidoreductase, which yields MKRFALVGAGGYIAPRHMKAIKETENLLVAALDKNDSVGILDSYFPESDFFTEFERFDRHLEKLKRKNLGIHYLSVCSPNYLHDAHIRFGLRLGSDVICEKPLVLNPWNIDALQEMEQETGKKVNTILQLRLHSKVIELRNNLLADKRDHKYNVDLVYITSRGKWYYSSWKGDLSKSGGIATNIGVHFYDLLGWLFGDVQNNIVHIHTEDRVAGYLEYERAHVKYFLSINEETLPPEVRQTGKKTYRRLDIDNTEFEFSEGFTDLHTLSYQEILKSKGFGLEESRMSIQTVHDIRNKKAIGLLGDYHPLAKL from the coding sequence ATTAAAAGATTTGCATTGGTTGGAGCCGGAGGCTACATCGCTCCCCGACATATGAAAGCGATTAAAGAAACTGAAAATTTATTAGTTGCAGCCTTAGATAAAAATGATTCCGTTGGAATCCTCGATTCTTATTTTCCAGAATCTGATTTTTTTACTGAGTTTGAACGCTTTGATAGACATTTAGAAAAGCTAAAGCGGAAAAATTTGGGTATTCACTATTTAAGTGTTTGTTCACCAAATTATTTGCACGATGCACATATCCGTTTTGGTTTACGATTAGGCTCAGATGTAATTTGCGAGAAACCATTAGTATTAAATCCATGGAATATTGATGCCTTACAAGAGATGGAACAAGAAACTGGAAAAAAAGTAAACACAATTTTACAACTCCGGTTGCATTCAAAAGTTATTGAACTTCGAAATAATTTACTTGCGGATAAACGAGATCATAAATATAATGTTGACCTTGTTTATATTACTTCTCGTGGAAAATGGTATTATAGTTCCTGGAAAGGTGATTTAAGTAAATCAGGGGGGATTGCAACAAATATTGGTGTGCATTTTTATGATTTATTGGGTTGGTTATTTGGAGATGTCCAAAATAATATTGTACATATCCATACGGAAGATCGCGTTGCTGGTTATCTGGAGTATGAAAGAGCTCATGTAAAATATTTTTTAAGTATTAATGAAGAAACCTTGCCACCGGAAGTCAGACAAACTGGCAAGAAAACATATAGGCGTTTGGATATTGATAATACGGAATTTGAGTTTAGTGAAGGCTTTACAGATTTACATACTTTATCCTATCAGGAAATATTAAAAAGCAAAGGATTTGGACTGGAAGAATCAAGAATGTCTATCCAAACGGTTCATGATATTCGGAATAAAAAGGCCATTGGATTGCTTGGTGATTATCACCCCTTAGCCAAATTATAA
- a CDS encoding N-acetylneuraminate synthase family protein has product MKTQLVAEIAQAHDGSLGILHSYIDALSTTGVQTIKFQIHIADAESSEFEKFRIPFSYVDASRKDYWKRMEFSKEQWILIKNHCEEKGMEFLATPFSLAAVRLLEELQVKRYKIGSGDISNLLLVDKIAETRKPIILSSGMSDWQELDRAVNYIRKLHNSISIMQCTTAYPCPPEQIGLHLIQEIKNRYHCPVGFSDHSGSIFAGIAAVALGATILEFHAVFDRRMFGPDSKASITIDEIKTLAEAISFVEKAFTLTNFKEASGNFEELKTMFGKSLVTNKSLSAGHTLTKDDLETAKPSGRGIPASDFEKLIERKLLINKEQYEFINWSDIQNG; this is encoded by the coding sequence ATGAAAACCCAACTCGTTGCAGAAATAGCACAAGCACATGATGGCAGCTTGGGTATTTTGCATTCTTATATCGATGCACTTTCAACTACAGGTGTACAAACGATTAAATTTCAAATTCACATTGCAGATGCAGAAAGTAGTGAATTTGAAAAATTTAGAATTCCATTTTCATATGTTGATGCTTCCCGAAAAGATTATTGGAAACGAATGGAATTCTCAAAAGAGCAATGGATTCTCATAAAAAATCATTGTGAAGAAAAAGGAATGGAATTTTTAGCAACTCCTTTTAGCTTAGCAGCTGTTCGATTATTAGAAGAATTACAAGTAAAGAGATATAAAATTGGTTCAGGGGATATCTCGAATTTATTATTAGTAGATAAAATTGCTGAAACCCGTAAACCTATCATTTTATCAAGTGGCATGAGCGATTGGCAAGAATTAGATCGTGCAGTAAACTATATTAGAAAGTTGCATAATTCAATTTCAATTATGCAATGTACAACTGCTTATCCTTGTCCACCAGAGCAAATAGGACTTCATTTAATTCAAGAAATTAAAAATCGATATCATTGTCCGGTTGGATTTTCAGACCATAGTGGTTCTATATTTGCGGGAATTGCTGCAGTAGCTTTAGGAGCAACGATTTTGGAATTTCATGCAGTTTTTGATAGAAGAATGTTTGGTCCAGATTCAAAAGCTTCAATCACTATAGATGAAATAAAAACATTAGCGGAAGCAATATCATTTGTAGAGAAGGCATTTACTTTAACTAATTTTAAAGAAGCAAGTGGAAATTTTGAAGAATTGAAAACAATGTTTGGAAAATCATTGGTAACAAATAAAAGTTTAAGTGCTGGACATACTTTGACAAAAGATGATTTGGAAACAGCAAAGCCATCTGGAAGAGGAATTCCTGCCAGTGATTTTGAGAAATTAATAGAAAGAAAATTATTAATAAATAAAGAACAATACGAATTTATCAATTGGTCAGATATACAAAATGGTTAA
- the neuC gene encoding UDP-N-acetylglucosamine 2-epimerase (hydrolyzing), with product MVKRKICVVITARPSYSRIRSALTAIKQHPGLELQLVVAASALLDRYGTAYKYIESDGFEIAAKVFNVLEGENLTAQAKTTGLGILELASVFENLKPDAVVTVADRFETMATAVAASYMNIPLIHIQGGEVTGSIDEKVRHAITKLSDIHLVASLDARERVLKLGEDSEYVIVTGCPSIDIANEIYSEMSHDFDPIKKYGGVGVDHFNLDEFVVVLQHPVTTEYQEARKQIEMTLQAVFDLNISCLWFWPNVDAGSDGTSKGIRAFREKYPQSKIHFFKNMEPEDFLRLLKKAKCLIGNSSVGIRECSFLGIPVVNIGTRQQGRIRGKNVYETKHQYNDLVKAIKFQMNHGPYAQEIIYGEGNAGIKIANTISSIPLRFNKMISY from the coding sequence ATGGTTAAAAGGAAAATTTGTGTAGTAATTACAGCCAGACCAAGTTATAGCAGAATCAGATCTGCATTAACAGCGATTAAGCAACACCCTGGTTTGGAACTTCAATTGGTGGTAGCTGCATCTGCTTTATTGGATCGCTATGGTACAGCTTATAAATATATTGAAAGTGATGGGTTTGAAATTGCTGCAAAAGTTTTTAATGTATTAGAAGGAGAAAATTTAACAGCTCAAGCAAAAACAACCGGACTCGGTATTTTGGAATTGGCATCTGTTTTTGAAAATCTAAAGCCAGATGCTGTAGTTACTGTTGCAGATCGTTTTGAAACTATGGCAACGGCGGTTGCCGCGAGCTACATGAATATTCCGCTAATCCATATACAAGGTGGGGAGGTAACAGGTAGCATTGATGAAAAAGTGAGACATGCTATCACAAAATTATCCGATATCCATTTGGTAGCATCTTTAGATGCTCGGGAAAGAGTATTAAAATTAGGAGAAGATTCTGAATATGTAATTGTAACCGGATGCCCATCAATTGACATTGCAAATGAAATCTATTCTGAAATGAGTCATGATTTTGATCCAATTAAAAAATATGGTGGTGTTGGTGTTGATCACTTTAATCTTGACGAATTTGTGGTTGTTTTACAGCATCCGGTAACGACAGAATATCAGGAAGCAAGAAAGCAAATTGAAATGACTTTACAAGCGGTATTCGATTTAAATATTTCTTGTCTTTGGTTTTGGCCAAATGTTGATGCAGGATCTGATGGCACTTCAAAAGGAATTCGGGCTTTTAGAGAGAAATATCCGCAATCTAAGATCCATTTTTTTAAAAATATGGAGCCTGAAGATTTTTTGCGATTATTGAAAAAAGCAAAATGTTTAATAGGTAATTCAAGTGTAGGAATTCGGGAATGTTCTTTTTTAGGCATTCCAGTTGTAAATATTGGCACAAGACAACAAGGTAGAATTAGAGGTAAAAATGTTTATGAAACAAAACATCAGTACAACGATTTAGTAAAGGCTATTAAATTTCAAATGAATCATGGCCCTTATGCACAGGAAATTATTTATGGTGAAGGAAATGCTGGAATTAAAATCGCAAATACCATTTCAAGTATTCCTTTGCGATTTAATAAAATGATAAGCTATTGA
- a CDS encoding acylneuraminate cytidylyltransferase family protein, translating into MSRILGIIPARAGSKRIPGKNLKNLAGKPLIQYSIEAALESKLLTDIVITSDSLEILNGAYFNGQPIYTILRPSEMAEDTSLAIEYVLHSLDFMTEHYDKQYEYVVIIQPSSPFTKGFDIDQTIDLLLNSHAECAASVKEIEHDLHPSKFKLIQGNRLVSLFEKEDGKMAAHQLEKVFVRNGSVYISNVAIVRQGTLLTEDCVPYIMPASRSLDINTETDFLFAEFLIQQLKR; encoded by the coding sequence ATGTCTAGAATACTTGGAATTATACCGGCTAGAGCAGGATCCAAGAGAATTCCTGGGAAAAATTTAAAAAATTTGGCAGGTAAACCCTTAATTCAGTATTCGATTGAAGCAGCATTAGAGTCTAAATTATTGACAGATATTGTAATTACATCAGATAGTTTAGAAATATTGAATGGAGCTTATTTTAATGGACAACCGATTTACACTATTTTACGACCTAGTGAAATGGCTGAAGACACTTCTTTAGCTATTGAATATGTTCTTCATAGTTTAGATTTTATGACTGAACATTATGACAAGCAATATGAATATGTAGTTATTATTCAACCTTCAAGTCCTTTTACCAAAGGATTTGATATTGATCAGACGATTGATTTGCTGTTAAACAGTCATGCAGAATGTGCTGCAAGCGTAAAGGAAATTGAGCACGACCTGCATCCTTCAAAATTTAAATTAATCCAGGGTAATCGATTGGTCTCTTTATTCGAAAAGGAGGATGGCAAGATGGCTGCTCATCAATTGGAGAAAGTATTTGTAAGAAATGGTTCGGTATATATTTCAAATGTTGCAATAGTAAGGCAGGGAACGCTGCTTACAGAAGATTGCGTACCTTATATAATGCCAGCAAGTAGATCTTTAGATATAAACACTGAAACTGACTTTCTATTTGCAGAATTTTTAATTCAACAATTGAAGAGATGA
- a CDS encoding bi-domain-containing oxidoreductase, with the protein MKIVMQHLKTGETFLEELPIPFITPNSCLIQSTCSLISPGTEKMLVQFGKANIVEKIQQQPDKVKQVLDKILNDGLFATLDAVNSKLEQPIALGYSSVGVIHAVGNNVHEFQIGDRVVSNGYHAEFNLVSKNLCVKIPDHVSDEEASFTLLGAIALQGIRLAKVELGEKMAVIGLGLIGLLTCQILKANGCEVIGIDVSTKAIEKAESLGILCYNSKDSKALDLYNTAFAGIGVDGVLITASSKDHIINYAAEICRTRGRIVLLGVVGNEIKRDLFYKKELQFQVSCSYGPGRYDPSYEDKGIDYPIGFVRWTEKRNMEAVLQLMQKRLLNINPLILSRTSFEFVIEQCYQKLDELQYGNIIQYTAHSVNSKVSTIEIQEPIHSKQPITIGMIGSGSFTASILLPVIRKFNPNLKILISNQAGAAALAKKFGFQKLSSDSQQIWDDPEINLVIIANRHHLHGKSILKALACGKDIFIEKPLTIFKEELELIKMKLNSNNRIIVGYNRRFSEYIQKIMSVIKPYQDQLCISYLINAGHIDNKHWVQDPEIGGGRILGELCHFVDLCNYLINSEVTQVQAISQDHSKVALANNVSVQLKYQNGSIASIQYFSNGSKKLPKENIKLFFGGNCIELNNFKSIKSYGLNVSTGIFSKQDKGYEQQFKEVLNPISDAFGKKYQEQIIHTSEVCFQIIEKLQMNSQIG; encoded by the coding sequence ATGAAAATTGTAATGCAACACTTAAAAACCGGCGAAACATTTTTAGAAGAGTTGCCAATACCATTTATTACGCCCAATTCTTGTTTGATCCAATCCACTTGTTCTTTGATTTCTCCTGGAACTGAAAAGATGTTGGTTCAATTTGGTAAAGCAAATATTGTTGAGAAAATTCAACAACAACCAGATAAAGTTAAGCAAGTCCTTGATAAAATTCTAAATGACGGTTTATTTGCAACTTTGGATGCGGTAAATTCTAAATTAGAACAACCAATTGCATTAGGCTATAGCAGTGTAGGGGTCATTCACGCAGTTGGTAATAATGTGCATGAGTTTCAAATTGGAGATCGAGTAGTAAGTAATGGTTACCATGCAGAATTTAATCTGGTTTCTAAAAATTTATGTGTAAAAATTCCAGACCATGTTTCAGATGAAGAAGCTTCATTTACCTTATTAGGTGCTATTGCATTACAAGGAATTCGATTAGCAAAAGTGGAGCTTGGAGAGAAAATGGCGGTTATTGGTTTGGGCCTTATAGGATTGTTGACCTGTCAAATTTTAAAAGCAAATGGTTGTGAGGTAATTGGAATTGATGTGTCAACCAAGGCAATAGAAAAGGCTGAGTCGTTAGGAATTTTATGCTACAATAGCAAGGACTCAAAGGCTTTGGATCTTTATAATACAGCTTTTGCAGGAATTGGTGTAGATGGTGTTTTAATTACTGCCTCATCTAAAGATCACATCATTAATTATGCAGCTGAAATTTGCAGAACTAGAGGCCGGATTGTTTTATTAGGCGTTGTTGGAAATGAAATTAAGCGAGATTTATTTTATAAAAAGGAATTGCAATTTCAGGTTTCCTGTAGTTATGGGCCAGGTCGCTATGATCCGTCCTATGAAGATAAAGGCATTGATTATCCCATAGGTTTTGTACGATGGACTGAAAAGCGAAATATGGAGGCGGTGCTGCAATTAATGCAAAAGAGATTATTAAATATAAATCCTTTGATTTTAAGCAGAACAAGCTTTGAATTTGTAATAGAGCAATGCTATCAGAAATTGGATGAATTGCAATATGGAAATATTATTCAGTATACTGCGCATTCTGTAAATTCAAAAGTGTCAACAATTGAAATCCAGGAACCAATCCATTCGAAGCAGCCAATTACTATCGGTATGATTGGGTCAGGTTCTTTTACTGCATCCATTCTCTTGCCTGTTATTCGAAAATTTAATCCGAATTTAAAAATATTAATAAGTAATCAAGCAGGTGCTGCAGCCTTAGCCAAGAAATTTGGATTTCAGAAACTAAGTTCAGATTCCCAACAAATATGGGATGATCCGGAAATTAATTTGGTAATTATTGCCAATAGACATCATCTACATGGTAAAAGTATTTTAAAAGCATTAGCGTGTGGTAAAGATATTTTTATAGAGAAACCCTTAACAATTTTCAAAGAGGAATTGGAATTGATAAAAATGAAATTAAATTCTAACAATAGAATTATTGTTGGCTATAATCGAAGATTTTCAGAGTACATTCAGAAAATTATGAGTGTTATCAAGCCTTACCAGGATCAGCTTTGTATTAGTTATCTTATTAATGCCGGACATATTGATAATAAACATTGGGTGCAAGATCCAGAAATTGGTGGTGGACGCATTTTAGGAGAGTTATGTCATTTTGTTGACTTATGTAATTATTTAATTAATTCAGAAGTTACGCAGGTGCAAGCAATTTCACAAGATCATTCAAAAGTTGCATTGGCTAATAATGTAAGTGTTCAACTAAAGTATCAAAATGGAAGTATTGCGAGTATTCAATATTTTAGTAATGGATCGAAGAAACTCCCGAAGGAGAATATTAAATTATTTTTTGGTGGAAACTGTATAGAATTAAATAATTTTAAATCTATTAAATCCTATGGTCTTAATGTATCAACCGGTATATTTTCAAAACAGGATAAAGGGTATGAACAACAATTTAAAGAGGTTTTAAATCCAATATCAGATGCTTTTGGTAAAAAATACCAGGAACAGATTATTCATACAAGCGAAGTCTGTTTTCAAATTATTGAAAAATTACAAATGAACTCTCAAATTGGATAA
- the wecB gene encoding UDP-N-acetylglucosamine 2-epimerase (non-hydrolyzing) — translation MKIIQVVGARPNFMKVAPLHRALCKSPQCTPLIVHTGQHFDEQMSAIFFDQLELPKPDFYLGVGSGSPTQVSARIMLAFEDILMQEKPDLVVVVGDVTSTFATALTSVRQNIKIAHVEAGLRSYDRTMPEEINRILTDQISDLLFTTEASAMDNLRSENIPESKIHFVGNCMIDSLIHFLPKANSEKIGKELEISNHPYIVMTMHRPSNVDTKEGLQKLVNMIRQLTKFIQVVFPVHPRTRSNLELFNFWDQLTAIKQLHMTKALGYIEFLGLMKGSTAILTDSGGVQEESTFLKIPCLTFRKTTERPITVELGSNILIHELDVNTTIRHLKNILNGDIKQSIIPDLWDGFAGDRIARILLSTESESH, via the coding sequence ATGAAGATTATTCAAGTGGTAGGCGCAAGACCTAATTTTATGAAGGTAGCACCTTTGCATAGAGCACTCTGTAAGAGTCCTCAATGTACCCCATTAATAGTTCATACGGGTCAACATTTTGACGAACAGATGAGCGCCATCTTTTTTGATCAGTTGGAATTGCCAAAGCCAGATTTTTATTTAGGTGTAGGCTCCGGATCTCCTACTCAAGTGAGTGCAAGAATAATGTTAGCATTTGAAGACATTCTTATGCAAGAGAAACCAGATTTGGTTGTCGTGGTAGGAGATGTTACTTCTACTTTTGCTACCGCATTAACGAGTGTTCGGCAGAATATAAAAATTGCGCATGTCGAGGCAGGCTTACGGAGCTATGATAGAACCATGCCGGAAGAAATTAATAGGATACTTACAGACCAAATTAGTGACTTGCTATTTACTACAGAAGCTTCTGCTATGGACAATTTGCGAAGCGAAAATATTCCAGAAAGTAAAATACATTTTGTGGGAAACTGTATGATAGATTCTTTAATTCATTTTCTTCCAAAGGCGAACTCAGAAAAAATTGGTAAAGAATTAGAAATTTCTAACCATCCTTATATTGTTATGACTATGCATAGACCTTCTAATGTGGATACCAAAGAAGGTTTGCAAAAATTGGTAAACATGATTCGTCAGCTTACAAAATTTATTCAAGTTGTTTTTCCTGTTCACCCAAGAACGAGAAGTAATTTAGAATTATTTAATTTTTGGGATCAATTAACAGCAATAAAGCAACTTCATATGACAAAAGCTTTGGGCTATATAGAGTTTCTTGGATTAATGAAAGGGAGTACGGCTATTTTAACAGATTCTGGAGGCGTACAAGAAGAATCTACTTTTTTAAAAATTCCATGTCTTACCTTTCGAAAAACTACTGAAAGACCTATAACTGTGGAGCTTGGTAGTAATATATTGATACATGAATTGGATGTTAATACTACCATTAGGCACCTAAAAAATATATTAAATGGAGATATAAAACAATCCATTATTCCGGATTTATGGGATGGATTTGCAGGAGATCGGATTGCAAGAATATTGCTCAGTACTGAATCTGAATCACATTGA